A region from the Hydra vulgaris chromosome 08, alternate assembly HydraT2T_AEP genome encodes:
- the LOC105849752 gene encoding uncharacterized protein LOC105849752 isoform X2, with translation MMFYRYLILLSLSILSYAAAYHHSNNTVAMGIKKFLVNKLATRGFGRVLTWNVKKLGACLRQDNVAPLKEAVCVVLQSANLIVLQEASNLDFSCLPCNTVLKDEYDWPGNEGNEDFKVLIKTKHSRSFSIKKTGSCESLDDLNIKRSVEGKSVQKMERHSNANKSIEFKKHSVNRYFRKYFQRTRRYIDDASQILRFLKNDNTHARLDENIKAIALDGLDKQSQDQFIKFVARVLEIKKLDDNIENNEEQKVKSFSGDKKQNSLNNQRYLEIKSSKTEDLTSQDILNIIDGHLINFKKEIDGLNLKISNISTTPKLTFQDIMNSDDNHYNTNKKVNIFKFGKKEPKSHNIKRSSKSYYEIFDKKTKDKLITNIQKTRSLIAHLMKQNKTKKNKEKALKRQLATPHISYTAKYTPQDGVLAIQGPDMTVMLPKALQPETVEPEKVIKSPNMVQESGDQRVIDSQSSNPAPQPKVVHKPNYVIYTVKSDLNSGDPFILANVRFPKGKHLQRACMAKIAADIANVNSQAETSYKKIIAGDFHMDRLSGSDDKGDMYKILTNLQIEGENFHSPLTYGEKDPITTVYGRRFDNIIANLPLKGNLKAIGPDFPLEPEAVVMPFILQRLYNNYMTSLYTSDNDESDSIYECIKAFQMAGKAELQNSVCKDIWTPSSYISDHLPLELRVSLKVSGRSSPVELRLASWNIQGDTFKERLLDPDVKRGFIQRLKKYHMAVFHEFPPHDRILDDQELGGSDVVRLKQGDLTTEFGIYISEYIKDGETDMYILRKKFKGEDVSDVLINPTREEAENMVTTVGLFAPRIVIDTYRLQPCFYTVRTSEKHRSNGIDFEKIIGAIDKDVQTRKCDFKLLMASLNLEDEFDIDKVVYDKFKFINLKCQISDGDLKYKYNVPRSRDLADYIILLEKDPSVEFSECKIGLPGDEGKRGIDKLSDFEELTTHYPFSVVLRRHD, from the exons ATGATGTTCTACAGATATCTAATTCTTTTAAGTTTGTCAATATTGAGTTATGCCGCCGCGTACCATCATAGTAATAACACGGTTGCTATGGGTATAAAGAAGTTCTTGG taaacaaACTCGCAACTCGAGGATTTGGTCGCGTATTAACATGGAACGTGAAGAAGTTAGGCGCCTGCTTGAGACAAGACAACGTAGCTCCATTGaaagag GCTGTGTGCGTTGTCCTTCAAAGCgctaatttaattgttttgcaaGAGGCATCAAATCTTGATTTTTCTTGTCTACCGTGCAACACTGTATTGAAAGATGAATATGATTGGCCAGGAAATGAAGGCAACGAAGATTTTAAAGTCCTTATTAAAACCAAACACTCCAGATCGTTTAG tATTAAGAAAACAGGATCATGTGAAAGTCTTGATGATCTTAATATAAAAAGGAGTGTTGAAGGAAAAAGTGTTCAAAAGATGGAAAGGCATTCAAATGCAAATAAatcaatagaatttaaaaaacattctgtAAACAGGTATTTTAGGAAATATTTTCAGCGCACCAGAAGATATATCGACGACGCTTCTCAaatattaagatttttaaaaaacgataatACTCATGCCAGATTAGATGAAAACATTAAAGCTATTGCACTTGATGGTCTTGATAAACAAAGTCAAGATCAGTTCATAAAATTTGTTGCTAgagttttagaaataaaaaagttagacgataatattgaaaataatgaagaacaaaaagtaaaaagtttttctggagataaaaaacaaaattctttaaataaccAACGATATCttgaaataaaatcaagtaaaacAGAAGATTTAACTAGTCaagatattttaaacattattgatggacatttaataaactttaaaaaagaaatcgatggattaaatctaaaaattagcAACATTTCTACAACTCCAAAATTAACATTTCAAGACATCATGAACTCTGATGATAATCActataatactaataaaaaagttaatatatttaagtttggGAAAAAAGAACCAAAAAGCCATAATATTAAAAGGAGTTCAAAAAGCTATTACGAGATTTTTGACAAGAAAACAAAAGATAAGCTAAtaacaaatattcaaaaaacgCGCTCGTTAATCGCACATCTTATGaagcaaaataaaacaaagaaaaacaaagaaaaagctttaaaacGTCAACTTGCAACTCCTCACATAAGTTACACAGCAAAGTATACACCTCAAGATGGTGTATTAGCTATACAGGGTCCCGATATGACTGTAATGTTACCTAAAGCTTTACAACCAGAAACAGTTGAGCcggaaaaagttataaagtctCCCAACATGGTTCAAGAATCCGGTGATCAAAGAGTTATTGATAGCCAAAGTTCAAATCCAGCTCCTCAACCTAAAGTAGTTCATAAGCCTAATTACGTCATTTATACTGTAAAATCTGATTTAAATTCCGGAGATCCATTTATTTTAGCCAATGTCAGATTTCCAAAAGGAAAACATTTACAACGCGCTTGTATGGCAAAAATTGCTGCAGACATAGCCAATGTTAATTCTCAGGCGGAaacaagttacaaaaaaatcatagcGGGAGATTTTCATATGGATAGGTTATCAGGATCTGACGATAAAGGCGATATGTACAAAATCCTAACAAACTTACAGATTGAAGGAGAAAATTTTCACTCGCCATTAACATACGGCGAAAAAGACCCTATAACTACAGTATACGGAAGAAGATTTGATAACATTATTGCTAACTTACCTTTAAAAGGTAATTTAAAAGCGATTGGACCAGATTTTCCTTTGGAGCCAGAAGCTGTAGTAATGCCATTTATTTTACAGCGTCTCTATAACAACTACATGACATCACTTTATACATCTGATAACGATGAGTCAGATTCTATTTATGAATGTATAAAAGCATTTCAAATGGCTGGCAAAGCTGAACTTCAAAACAGTGTTTGTAAAGATATATGGACTCCTTCAAGTTACATAAGTGATCATTTGCCGTTAGAACTGCGAGTATCATTAAAAGTATCCGGTCGCTCTTCTCCGGTTGAATTGAGATTGGCAAGTTGGAATATTCAAGGTGATACTTTTAAAGAACGACTACTCGATCCAGATGTAAAGAGAGGTTTCATTCAACgtcttaaaaaatatcatatggCTGTATTTCATGAGTTTCCTCCTCATGACAGAATTTTAGATGACCAAGAACTTGGAGGAA GTGATGTAGTTCGCTTGAAGCAGGGAGATCTTACCACTGAGTTTGGAATATATATTAGCGAATATATCAAAGACGGAGAAACTGATATGTATATACTgcgtaaaaaatttaaaggagaaGATGTTagtgatgttttaataaatccTACAAGAGAAGAAGCTGAGAATATGGTAACAACAGTAGGTTTATTTGCGCCTAGAATTGTTATTGATACGTATAGATTACAACCTTGCTTCTACACTGTCCGAACAAGCGAAAAACATCGTTCAAATGGAATAGACTTTGAGAAAATAATTGGTGCAATAGATAAAGATGTTCAAACAAGAAAATGTGATTTTAAGTTGTTGATGGCAAGTTTAAATCTTGAGGATGAATTTGATATTGATAAAGTggtttatgataaatttaaatttataaatcttaaGTGTCAGATATCCGATGGTGATTTAAAGTATAAGTATAACGTTCCTAGGTCACGTGATTTAGCagattatataattttgctggAGAAAGACCCATCAGTTGAATTTAGTGAATGTAAAATTGGACTTCCGGGTGACGAGGGAAAAAGAGGAATTGATAAACTCAGTGATTTTGAGGAACTGACTACACATTACCCTTTTTCAGTTGTTTTAAGACGGCAcgattaa